In Treponema primitia ZAS-2, a genomic segment contains:
- a CDS encoding sodium ion-translocating decarboxylase subunit beta, with the protein MLGFDLHDATAIGIIGSADGPVAILISQILKSQYIGAIAVAAYLYMALEEDPGNFYCKRHYYSYGTSAFKTYKE; encoded by the coding sequence ATACTAGGCTTTGATCTCCATGATGCTACCGCAATCGGCATTATCGGATCCGCCGATGGGCCTGTGGCAATTTTGATATCCCAGATTCTCAAGTCACAATATATCGGCGCCATTGCGGTGGCGGCCTATTTATACATGGCCCTGGAGGAAGATCCCGGGAACTTTTATTGTAAGCGACATTATTATAGTTATGGTACTAGTGCTTTCAAAACTTATAAAGAGTAA
- a CDS encoding RluA family pseudouridine synthase translates to MKQKQPYAIIHEDSNITAVNKSAGITVSGDRWDESQDRLDKLLEVHYGSRVYIVHRIDRDTSGLIVFARNEETHRRLSKAFESREVQKTYFAIIHGRPSWTETDCDLPLAPDGDKLHRTVVDKPHGKKSFTSFRLLLSASSYSVVEASPATGRTHQIRVHLASLGHPVVCDPLYGARNSPKPVYLSSFKKNWRGDPLDEKPLLERLGLHAAKLVLPSDEEAGLAGENSALTLSAPLPRDMAAMVKQMEKVSGKKLSG, encoded by the coding sequence ATGAAGCAAAAACAACCCTACGCTATCATCCATGAGGACAGCAATATTACTGCTGTCAATAAATCTGCGGGCATAACCGTTAGCGGCGACCGCTGGGACGAATCCCAGGACAGACTGGACAAACTCCTGGAAGTCCATTACGGCAGCCGGGTCTACATAGTCCACCGCATTGACCGGGACACCTCGGGGCTGATAGTCTTCGCCCGAAACGAAGAAACCCATCGTCGCCTCTCCAAAGCCTTTGAGTCCCGGGAAGTGCAGAAAACCTACTTCGCCATTATCCACGGCCGCCCTTCCTGGACTGAAACGGACTGTGATCTCCCCCTGGCCCCGGATGGGGACAAGCTCCACCGCACGGTTGTTGATAAACCGCACGGCAAAAAATCCTTTACCAGCTTCCGCCTTCTCCTCTCTGCGAGCAGCTATTCTGTGGTAGAGGCAAGCCCCGCCACAGGCCGTACCCACCAGATACGGGTCCACCTGGCCAGCCTGGGCCACCCTGTAGTCTGCGATCCCCTCTACGGCGCCAGGAACAGCCCGAAGCCGGTGTACCTTTCTTCTTTTAAGAAAAACTGGCGCGGTGATCCCCTGGATGAAAAGCCCCTCCTGGAAAGGCTGGGCCTTCACGCAGCAAAGCTGGTGCTGCCCTCAGACGAGGAAGCGGGGCTGGCTGGGGAGAACAGCGCCCTTACCCTGAGTGCGCCGCTGCCACGGGATATGGCAGCCATGGTTAAGCAGATGGAGAAAGTTTCAGGGAAAAAGCTTAGCGGTTAA
- a CDS encoding response regulator: MGKEKSITTRIAFTAVLVVIFLTAGLVTVMTYFMNSLTDEILIHVLQTTAKTAARNVESNLHTLGDRFFMIRDRSAFVSRGSGSSERRAIIERVASGIEFVWLGLYSHDGVLLDGSEDSPRSISGREIFHRIRETDNLVINDTSVGNSGLEILMGIPLLSDSGETMVDDNSAARETSLQEEAWYLVGSYRYDILSDVLHSINIGARGTAFIINESGKLIAHRDQGRVYSSELVTESLGSGREALEIVELMKQGQSGSANIAGAGERIFISFAPIRGTLWSLGIQAPRLDFIAPLQLAIVVSIIIMIAAILFFILVFHTALKRILTTPLGKITESAHMLALGKLDAALPKDITNRRDEIGRLGFTFISMAQTIHTVIKDIAGLSNAAQAGSLNVRADPTPYQGDYHLIITGINAMLDIICSHLNVMPNALALFDGNRKCIYLNQTMVDILLSHQLNADDPDLLSSILAAEKISTVKKNHLELLTALASSLFIVGSKNGDTCSAELVIPDSMEEDRSYTMTLRRINGGPGGIENSGPVCVMMILSDVTMLARARLEAEAASSAKSNFLANMSHEMRTPMNAIIGMTSLAKSSTEIERKDYCLEKIEGASIHLLGVINDVLDMSKIEANKFDLSDTDFNFEKLIQRVVNVINSKMEEKRLDFNIHLDGDIPPSLIADEQRLAQVITNLLSNAVKFTPEEGTIKLKASFIKEEKGICTILVEVTDSGIGISEEQQAKLFASFQQADSSISRRFGGTGLGLAISKRIVEMMGGAIWVKSKPGEGSTFGFTIQTKRGSETRQSLLNPGVNRNNLRILAVDDDGDIRDCFVEFMRQLSLQGDTASSGDEALALIEKNGPYDLYFVDWKMSGMDGVELSRRIKEGSTGNSVVIMISAAEWNIIEGDAKKAGVNKFLSKPLFASSVADIINDCLGHEEADTDKDAAVTDNFKGFHLLLAEDIDINREIVMALLEPTEIEIDCAENGAEALAQFTEAPDKFDMIFMDVQMPEMDGYEATRRIRALDTEWAKKVPIVAMTANVFRQDIEQCLAAGMNDHVGKPLDFSEVLLKLRKYLSRRV; encoded by the coding sequence ATGGGTAAAGAAAAAAGCATCACCACCCGTATCGCTTTTACCGCCGTACTGGTAGTTATTTTCCTCACCGCAGGATTAGTGACGGTAATGACCTATTTCATGAATTCTCTGACCGATGAAATCTTGATCCATGTGCTGCAAACCACTGCAAAAACTGCGGCCCGGAATGTAGAGAGCAATCTCCATACCCTAGGGGATCGTTTTTTTATGATCCGGGATCGGAGCGCCTTTGTGAGCCGGGGATCCGGCTCCTCCGAAAGGAGGGCGATAATTGAGCGGGTCGCCTCGGGGATAGAATTTGTGTGGCTCGGCCTGTACAGCCATGACGGGGTGCTTCTGGACGGCAGCGAAGATTCTCCCCGCAGTATTTCCGGGCGGGAAATATTCCACCGGATCAGGGAAACTGACAACCTGGTGATCAATGACACTTCAGTGGGGAACAGCGGCCTGGAGATACTCATGGGTATACCCCTGCTTTCCGATTCCGGGGAAACGATGGTCGATGACAACTCGGCTGCGCGGGAAACTTCGTTGCAAGAGGAAGCCTGGTACCTGGTGGGAAGTTACCGTTACGACATACTCAGCGATGTGCTGCACAGCATCAATATCGGCGCCCGGGGTACCGCATTTATCATCAACGAATCGGGAAAACTGATTGCCCACCGGGATCAAGGCCGGGTTTACAGCAGTGAGCTGGTCACCGAAAGCCTGGGGTCGGGCCGGGAAGCGCTGGAAATAGTGGAACTGATGAAGCAGGGCCAGTCCGGCTCCGCCAACATAGCCGGGGCTGGTGAACGGATCTTTATCAGCTTTGCCCCGATTCGGGGAACCCTCTGGTCTCTGGGCATACAGGCACCACGGCTTGATTTTATCGCTCCCCTCCAGCTGGCCATCGTGGTAAGCATCATCATTATGATTGCAGCAATCCTGTTCTTCATCCTGGTCTTCCATACCGCCCTCAAGCGGATACTTACCACACCTTTGGGGAAAATTACCGAAAGCGCCCATATGCTTGCCTTGGGAAAATTGGATGCCGCCCTGCCCAAGGATATTACAAACCGGCGGGACGAAATCGGCCGCCTGGGCTTTACCTTTATCTCCATGGCCCAAACCATCCATACGGTGATCAAGGATATTGCCGGCCTCTCCAATGCGGCCCAGGCAGGTTCACTGAACGTGAGGGCGGACCCAACCCCCTACCAGGGGGACTATCACCTGATCATCACCGGAATAAACGCCATGCTGGACATCATTTGTTCCCACCTCAACGTCATGCCCAATGCCCTGGCCCTGTTTGACGGGAACAGAAAATGTATCTACCTTAACCAGACCATGGTAGATATACTCTTAAGCCACCAGCTTAACGCTGATGATCCTGACCTGCTTTCTTCTATACTTGCGGCGGAGAAAATTTCCACTGTCAAAAAAAACCACCTGGAGCTCCTGACAGCCCTGGCCTCATCCCTCTTTATTGTGGGATCAAAAAATGGCGACACCTGCAGCGCAGAATTGGTGATTCCCGATTCCATGGAGGAAGATCGCAGTTATACCATGACCCTGCGGCGGATAAATGGTGGTCCCGGGGGCATTGAAAACTCGGGCCCGGTCTGCGTTATGATGATCCTCAGCGATGTTACCATGCTTGCCCGGGCCAGACTGGAGGCGGAAGCCGCAAGCAGCGCCAAGAGCAATTTCCTGGCGAACATGAGCCACGAAATGCGCACCCCCATGAACGCCATCATCGGCATGACCTCCCTGGCAAAATCTTCCACCGAAATTGAACGGAAGGATTACTGCCTTGAAAAAATTGAAGGCGCCTCCATCCACCTCCTGGGGGTCATCAACGATGTGCTGGATATGTCAAAGATTGAGGCGAATAAATTCGACCTCTCGGATACGGATTTCAATTTTGAAAAGTTGATCCAGCGGGTGGTTAATGTTATTAACTCCAAGATGGAAGAGAAGCGGCTGGACTTCAATATACACCTGGATGGGGATATACCGCCATCCCTGATTGCGGATGAGCAGCGGTTGGCCCAGGTGATCACCAACCTTCTTTCAAATGCGGTTAAGTTTACTCCCGAAGAGGGGACCATAAAACTGAAGGCCTCGTTTATAAAAGAGGAAAAAGGAATCTGCACCATCCTGGTGGAAGTGACCGATTCGGGTATTGGGATCAGCGAAGAACAGCAGGCCAAACTCTTCGCCTCCTTCCAGCAGGCGGATTCCAGCATATCCCGGCGCTTCGGCGGCACCGGCCTGGGGCTTGCCATATCAAAGCGGATCGTGGAGATGATGGGGGGCGCCATCTGGGTAAAATCAAAACCCGGCGAAGGCTCCACCTTTGGCTTTACTATTCAGACAAAGCGGGGCAGCGAGACCCGGCAGAGCCTCCTCAACCCCGGGGTCAACCGTAACAACCTCCGCATCCTGGCGGTGGACGACGATGGAGACATACGGGACTGCTTTGTAGAATTTATGCGCCAACTTTCCCTCCAGGGGGACACTGCCTCAAGCGGCGATGAAGCTTTGGCACTGATCGAAAAAAACGGGCCCTACGATCTCTACTTTGTGGACTGGAAGATGTCCGGCATGGACGGGGTGGAACTTTCCCGGCGCATCAAAGAGGGAAGCACGGGGAATTCGGTAGTAATAATGATATCTGCAGCGGAGTGGAACATTATTGAAGGGGATGCAAAGAAAGCCGGGGTGAATAAATTCCTCTCAAAACCCCTGTTTGCATCTTCTGTGGCTGATATCATCAATGATTGTCTGGGCCATGAAGAGGCGGATACAGACAAAGACGCCGCCGTTACGGACAACTTCAAGGGCTTCCATCTCCTTCTGGCGGAGGACATTGATATTAACCGGGAAATTGTAATGGCCCTGCTTGAGCCTACGGAAATTGAGATCGACTGTGCGGAGAACGGCGCTGAGGCCCTGGCGCAGTTTACAGAAGCCCCGGATAAATTTGACATGATCTTCATGGACGTACAGATGCCCGAGATGGATGGCTACGAAGCCACCCGCCGCATCCGCGCCCTGGATACCGAGTGGGCAAAAAAAGTGCCCATAGTGGCCATGACCGCCAATGTATTCCGCCAGGACATAGAACAGTGCCTGGCCGCCGGGATGAATGATCATGTAGGCAAGCCCCTGGACTTCAGCGAGGTATTACTAAAACTGCGGAAATACCTCTCCCGGCGGGTATAA
- a CDS encoding FMN-binding protein: MIFKRTIKILLPGLILGAVILSSCIQENDPDQSGPVIPGGKLTINEGYYTAEGASFDNHGWKEFLTVYIDHNRIVTVEYDAKNSSGFLKSWDMEYMREMKAVKSNYPTRYTRTYATALLNRQDPAKIDVLTGATNSYKSFKLLAEAVIEQAKAGDRKVAQVELPEN; the protein is encoded by the coding sequence ATGATTTTTAAGAGAACCATAAAAATCCTCCTCCCGGGACTTATTCTCGGCGCAGTTATTCTGTCGTCCTGTATACAGGAAAACGACCCAGACCAGAGCGGGCCGGTTATACCGGGAGGAAAGCTTACTATCAACGAGGGTTACTATACTGCGGAAGGAGCTTCCTTCGACAATCATGGCTGGAAGGAATTTCTCACGGTTTATATCGACCATAACCGTATTGTAACGGTTGAATACGATGCAAAAAACTCAAGCGGTTTCCTCAAGTCCTGGGACATGGAATATATGCGGGAAATGAAAGCCGTAAAGAGTAACTATCCTACCAGGTATACCCGGACCTACGCAACAGCCTTGCTCAACCGGCAGGACCCGGCCAAAATTGATGTCTTAACAGGAGCCACCAATTCCTATAAATCCTTTAAGCTGCTGGCCGAGGCAGTGATTGAGCAGGCAAAGGCCGGGGACAGAAAAGTCGCTCAGGTCGAATTGCCTGAAAATTAG
- a CDS encoding substrate-binding domain-containing protein encodes MRKCIISGLIAACLIAFIAAGCSKGSGAKPAQAGDITVVFVPKVTGNAFFEAANQGAQAYAAKNGFKIRYDGSPEAAIDKQIDIINRAIEEKAAAICISALDAKALDPVLKKAMAAGIKVTTWDSDVSGDARQIMVSQGTPDQLGKMLVEMGAKGLSKRGLNLKGPVNYVWHYSQATVTDQNSWQAAGEAYIQATYPNWKNVEAKNYYSDQDPVKAIAVGEEILKAHPGIDLIICNDSTSLPGQAQAAKNLGFNAANLTITGFASPNAMRDFSKAGIIDRWGLWDCQVQGALGCYLAWQLAIGKQLRVGDRVDVPDIGTVELMPNTVLDPGAYTSPVSAVVLLPDRTEFTISNVDNYDF; translated from the coding sequence ATGAGAAAATGTATTATATCAGGGCTTATTGCAGCCTGCCTTATCGCCTTTATCGCCGCAGGCTGTTCCAAGGGGTCCGGGGCAAAACCAGCCCAAGCCGGGGATATCACGGTGGTTTTTGTGCCCAAGGTTACGGGGAACGCCTTTTTTGAAGCCGCCAACCAGGGCGCCCAGGCCTATGCCGCGAAGAACGGGTTTAAGATACGCTACGACGGGAGCCCCGAGGCGGCGATTGACAAACAGATAGACATCATCAACCGGGCTATCGAAGAAAAGGCGGCGGCCATCTGCATTTCCGCCCTGGACGCCAAGGCCCTGGACCCGGTGCTGAAGAAAGCCATGGCGGCGGGCATCAAGGTTACCACCTGGGACTCGGATGTTTCCGGCGACGCCCGGCAGATCATGGTCTCCCAGGGGACCCCGGACCAGCTGGGCAAGATGCTGGTAGAAATGGGGGCAAAGGGCCTTTCCAAACGGGGGCTTAACCTGAAAGGGCCGGTAAACTATGTCTGGCACTATTCCCAGGCCACAGTAACGGACCAGAATTCCTGGCAAGCCGCCGGGGAAGCCTATATACAGGCCACATACCCCAACTGGAAAAATGTGGAGGCGAAAAACTACTATAGCGACCAGGATCCTGTGAAGGCCATTGCGGTGGGGGAAGAAATACTGAAAGCTCATCCCGGGATCGATCTTATCATCTGCAACGATTCTACCTCCCTGCCCGGCCAGGCCCAGGCGGCAAAAAACCTGGGCTTTAATGCCGCGAACCTGACCATCACCGGGTTCGCCTCTCCCAACGCCATGCGGGATTTCAGCAAAGCCGGCATTATTGACCGCTGGGGCCTCTGGGACTGTCAGGTCCAGGGCGCCCTGGGCTGCTACCTGGCCTGGCAGCTGGCAATAGGCAAACAACTGCGGGTAGGCGACCGGGTGGATGTGCCTGATATAGGCACCGTGGAACTCATGCCCAATACGGTACTGGACCCAGGGGCCTATACGTCCCCTGTTTCCGCAGTGGTCCTGCTGCCGGATCGGACAGAATTTACCATCAGCAACGTGGACAACTATGATTTTTAA
- the tpx gene encoding thiol peroxidase, which translates to MALVTFGGKMIKTSGDLPALGSRAPDFCLVDGQLGDRTLDNWARKVKILNIVPSFDTPVCATSVRRFNQEVEKEPMLVVLGISCDLPFAQSRFCQNEGIRNIIPLSQMRDRSFGRDYGVEIVDSPMAGLLSRAVVVLDRENTVVYTQQVADIGNPPDYAAALEAARAALAK; encoded by the coding sequence ATGGCTCTTGTGACATTTGGGGGAAAAATGATAAAAACCAGCGGCGACCTGCCTGCCTTGGGTTCCCGGGCGCCGGATTTTTGTCTGGTGGATGGCCAGTTAGGGGACAGGACCCTAGATAATTGGGCTAGAAAGGTGAAGATCCTCAATATTGTGCCCAGCTTTGATACCCCGGTCTGCGCCACCTCGGTCAGGCGCTTCAACCAGGAGGTGGAGAAGGAGCCCATGCTGGTGGTCCTGGGCATCTCCTGCGATCTGCCCTTTGCCCAAAGCCGGTTCTGTCAAAATGAGGGGATCCGCAATATCATCCCCCTTTCCCAGATGAGGGACCGGTCCTTCGGCAGGGATTACGGGGTGGAAATTGTGGACAGCCCCATGGCGGGGCTTCTGAGCCGGGCGGTGGTGGTGCTGGACCGGGAAAATACGGTGGTGTACACCCAGCAAGTGGCGGATATCGGCAACCCGCCGGATTACGCCGCTGCCCTGGAAGCGGCAAGAGCCGCTTTGGCAAAATGA
- a CDS encoding DUF2284 domain-containing protein translates to MCKTCTYPNSPCRFLEKLHHFIEGYGILVNELTQRADINYSNGEDTVTYFGALLFNDDEIRESRDKL, encoded by the coding sequence ATATGCAAAACCTGTACTTACCCCAATTCGCCCTGCCGTTTCCTGGAAAAATTACATCATTTTATAGAAGGCTATGGGATTCTTGTCAATGAACTAACACAACGGGCAGATATCAATTATAGCAATGGAGAAGATACCGTTACTTATTTTGGCGCCCTTTTATTCAATGACGACGAAATTAGGGAATCGAGAGATAAACTATAG
- a CDS encoding TetR/AcrR family transcriptional regulator, with product MDLNAKGLKGEKSKVQLIECAARLFLENGYNATGINEIITKAGLSKGSFYFYFSSKKELAISVTEYHSQMILTKFSGIAQGKTWEDFIEKLVGGIVKKAKQGGVYGCPLAVLGMETAFLDPDIAAKNHATLKSVADIFEDVLKRSGFSKANATIAAERALAIFEGHLLLYRLGKDGNELKKIIRDLKDL from the coding sequence ATGGATCTGAATGCAAAAGGTTTAAAAGGCGAAAAGTCTAAAGTACAATTGATAGAATGTGCCGCCCGCTTATTTCTGGAAAATGGTTATAATGCAACCGGAATAAACGAGATAATAACCAAAGCTGGTCTCTCCAAAGGGTCTTTCTATTTTTATTTTTCAAGTAAAAAAGAATTAGCTATATCTGTAACAGAATATCATAGCCAAATGATACTAACCAAATTTTCCGGGATTGCACAAGGCAAAACGTGGGAAGATTTTATCGAAAAGCTGGTGGGTGGTATCGTTAAGAAAGCAAAACAGGGGGGAGTATATGGGTGCCCTTTGGCTGTATTGGGAATGGAAACCGCCTTTCTTGATCCTGACATTGCCGCAAAAAATCATGCGACTTTAAAAAGTGTGGCTGATATATTTGAAGATGTACTTAAAAGGTCAGGTTTCTCCAAAGCAAATGCAACCATTGCTGCAGAGCGTGCATTAGCCATATTCGAAGGGCATTTGTTGCTTTACCGGTTAGGAAAAGATGGCAATGAATTAAAAAAAATTATAAGAGACTTAAAGGATTTGTAA
- a CDS encoding epoxyqueuosine reductase: protein MINEKLIKEKALELGYEDCGIINISEINDYAEKINDRIIKFPNTKNTLEKLNRFTNLNERFPWAKSIIVCVRKYGKYSIPNNLKNLIAKYYLVDGRINEQSIDFQASIEFETFLNKVGLKTATERKFGLTALRWAAFKAGLGIIRRNNFFYTEKSGSWVYLEAWLIDCDMEMKNNDNSKPCPNNCNKCIKACPTKSLHEPYSMDRSTCVSCLTTFEGWDMSKESNNHNIGNWIYGCDVCQDICPFNKNKWMENEQFPRLNELAEHISLEKIIEMDYTYLEGIISSKFFYIGKGDVYKWKTNALNAMLNNYNENYLFYIRKACNDSNEHVRNMAEWVLDKITNYVPSMTE, encoded by the coding sequence ATGATTAATGAAAAATTAATAAAAGAGAAAGCACTAGAACTCGGTTATGAAGATTGTGGTATTATAAATATTTCTGAAATTAATGATTATGCTGAAAAAATAAATGATCGTATTATAAAATTTCCCAATACCAAAAATACTTTAGAAAAATTAAATCGATTTACAAATTTGAATGAGCGTTTTCCATGGGCAAAATCAATTATTGTTTGTGTGCGAAAATATGGTAAATACAGTATACCGAATAATTTAAAAAATTTAATCGCTAAATATTATTTAGTAGACGGAAGAATAAATGAACAATCTATAGATTTTCAGGCAAGCATTGAATTTGAAACGTTTTTAAATAAAGTAGGTCTGAAAACAGCTACGGAAAGAAAATTTGGACTAACCGCACTGAGATGGGCGGCATTTAAGGCAGGGCTTGGGATAATTAGAAGGAATAATTTCTTTTATACAGAAAAAAGTGGTTCTTGGGTATATTTAGAGGCATGGCTGATAGATTGTGATATGGAAATGAAAAACAATGACAATTCAAAACCCTGTCCAAATAACTGTAACAAATGCATAAAAGCCTGTCCAACAAAATCACTTCATGAGCCTTATTCTATGGACCGTTCAACTTGTGTATCATGCCTTACTACCTTTGAAGGGTGGGATATGAGTAAAGAGTCAAATAATCATAATATTGGGAATTGGATATATGGTTGTGATGTCTGTCAGGATATTTGCCCCTTTAATAAAAACAAATGGATGGAAAATGAACAATTCCCACGATTAAATGAATTGGCAGAACATATATCATTAGAAAAAATAATCGAAATGGATTATACCTATTTAGAAGGTATTATATCTTCAAAATTTTTTTATATAGGTAAGGGCGATGTATATAAGTGGAAAACAAATGCTCTTAACGCAATGTTGAATAATTATAATGAAAATTATTTATTTTATATAAGAAAGGCATGTAACGATTCTAACGAACATGTACGTAATATGGCAGAATGGGTATTAGATAAAATTACAAATTATGTACCATCCATGACAGAGTAA
- a CDS encoding DUF3786 domain-containing protein, with product MEKGCVKTYNWVVSLLNNCDFSDSAKRLGLEQISENAVLINFFDRIYKVSKNNIELIDKKTIWTTASEDYEYDLKSVLGYYILSDANIEPLYEYCALGQFSGGVFRESSSVVSMANKKFADTFGNDYDKFKKIMNMFGIEYEEGNRDGKYSWNYKILPKIPIKLVFYEGDDEFPSKLQILYDKNAIKIYNFEQLAVLHGIITQTILSLGKS from the coding sequence ATGGAAAAAGGATGCGTAAAAACTTATAATTGGGTAGTAAGCTTGTTGAATAATTGTGATTTTTCTGATAGCGCTAAAAGGCTTGGATTAGAGCAAATCTCAGAAAACGCTGTATTAATTAATTTTTTTGATCGGATATATAAAGTCTCAAAAAACAATATAGAACTTATTGATAAAAAAACAATATGGACAACAGCATCAGAAGATTATGAATATGACTTAAAAAGCGTATTAGGATATTATATATTGTCAGATGCAAATATAGAACCACTATATGAATATTGCGCCCTGGGACAATTTTCCGGCGGTGTATTTCGGGAAAGCAGTAGTGTGGTATCAATGGCAAATAAAAAATTTGCAGATACATTTGGTAATGATTATGACAAATTTAAAAAAATAATGAATATGTTTGGCATAGAATATGAAGAAGGAAACAGGGATGGAAAGTATAGTTGGAATTATAAAATATTACCCAAAATACCGATCAAATTAGTATTTTATGAAGGGGATGATGAGTTCCCTTCAAAATTACAAATTCTCTATGATAAAAATGCAATAAAAATATATAATTTTGAACAATTAGCAGTTTTACATGGTATAATTACTCAAACAATACTATCTTTAGGCAAATCATAA
- a CDS encoding Abi family protein, with the protein MPEKKPFLTYEQQIRKLRDEKGLAIPDEAHAIDILTQIGYFSLINGYKTPFKDTVTRQYKSGATFTDIENLYYFDEALRELFFKYLLKVEQKLKSHISYYFSEEHGNSIDAYTSLYNYDYQDPKKISEIFRLLGEINRVITANFNAVNLNHYIVNHENIPLWVLMRKLTFGNVSKMLDMLPMLLQTKISKNYTSLTSTPQLSAIISLLVLFRNTCAHNDRLYNYTVNKGKLPYLQLHKELGVPRLANGDCAYGKQDLFAAVIALRYLLEDTNFSRFFCNLEDIIKNHPDNAAFPKPELIKSMGFPDNWHEAALLPV; encoded by the coding sequence ATGCCGGAAAAAAAGCCCTTTTTAACCTATGAACAGCAGATACGCAAACTTCGGGACGAAAAGGGTCTTGCCATACCCGATGAAGCTCATGCTATAGACATCCTTACCCAAATCGGCTATTTCTCCCTCATAAACGGCTATAAAACCCCCTTCAAAGACACCGTTACCAGACAGTACAAAAGCGGCGCAACCTTTACCGACATTGAAAATTTGTATTATTTCGATGAAGCCCTCCGGGAGTTATTTTTCAAGTACCTCCTGAAAGTGGAGCAAAAACTCAAATCCCATATATCCTATTATTTTAGCGAGGAACACGGTAACTCAATCGACGCCTATACTAGCCTGTATAACTATGATTACCAGGACCCCAAAAAAATATCGGAGATATTCAGGCTGTTAGGCGAAATTAACCGGGTTATTACCGCCAACTTCAATGCGGTTAATCTGAATCACTATATTGTAAACCACGAGAATATCCCCCTCTGGGTCTTGATGCGGAAACTGACCTTCGGCAATGTATCAAAAATGCTTGATATGCTTCCCATGCTGCTGCAAACAAAAATCAGCAAAAACTACACCTCTTTAACCAGTACACCGCAGTTATCCGCAATCATCAGCCTTTTGGTATTGTTCCGTAATACCTGCGCCCATAATGACCGCTTGTATAACTATACGGTAAACAAAGGCAAACTGCCGTATTTACAGCTCCATAAGGAACTTGGCGTACCCCGCCTGGCAAATGGTGATTGCGCCTACGGGAAACAGGACTTGTTCGCCGCAGTCATTGCGCTCCGGTATCTGCTGGAAGATACTAATTTCTCCCGGTTTTTTTGTAACCTGGAGGATATAATCAAAAACCACCCGGACAATGCCGCCTTCCCCAAACCTGAGTTGATTAAAAGTATGGGCTTCCCGGACAATTGGCATGAAGCGGCATTGTTGCCGGTGTAA
- a CDS encoding nitroreductase family protein, with product MNETLSVIKNRRSIRDFKPEQIKGSELEVILEAGMYAPSSGGHQPWHFTVIQNKKVIGEISEAIKAVYREMPIPFLQKIGKERPHLFYNALPVIVISGDQNSLSPDIDCALAGENMLIAAESLNIGSVWVSGFPQLANTEAGKQIIKALNIPEGYKPIYSIALGYKAAENPKAGARRENLVNYIT from the coding sequence ATGAATGAAACTTTATCAGTCATAAAAAACAGGCGCAGTATTAGAGATTTCAAACCAGAGCAAATCAAGGGTTCTGAACTTGAGGTTATTTTGGAAGCCGGGATGTATGCGCCTTCCTCAGGTGGGCACCAACCTTGGCACTTTACGGTCATTCAAAACAAAAAAGTAATTGGCGAAATATCTGAAGCTATAAAAGCTGTGTATAGAGAAATGCCCATTCCGTTTTTACAAAAAATAGGGAAAGAGCGACCTCACCTATTTTACAATGCTCTTCCTGTCATTGTGATTTCTGGCGATCAAAATTCATTGTCACCCGATATAGACTGCGCCCTTGCCGGTGAAAATATGCTGATTGCCGCTGAATCCTTAAATATCGGATCAGTTTGGGTGAGTGGGTTTCCCCAACTCGCAAATACAGAAGCTGGCAAACAAATAATAAAAGCGTTAAACATACCTGAAGGATATAAACCAATTTATTCAATTGCATTGGGATATAAAGCGGCGGAGAATCCTAAAGCGGGCGCCAGGAGAGAAAACCTGGTGAACTATATAACTTGA